A section of the Carya illinoinensis cultivar Pawnee chromosome 12, C.illinoinensisPawnee_v1, whole genome shotgun sequence genome encodes:
- the LOC122290020 gene encoding HVA22-like protein e: MGQLWTLITQLHSLSGPVLMLLYPLYASVVAIESTSKLDDQQWLAYWILYSFLTLMEMLLQPILEWIPIWYDVKLLFVIWLVLPQFQGAAFLYERFVRQQISKYRSGASDHQREKSPVHQREKSPTGTKGRHKFVHFVTPKKGEREAY, encoded by the exons ATGGGACAATTGTGGACGTTGATCACTCAACTTCATTCACTTTCCGG GCCAGTGCTGATGTTGCTGTACCCCTT ATATGCATCAGTGGTGGCCATAGAGAGCACATCAAAACTGGATGACCAACAGTGGCTTGCGTATTGGATCTTGTACTCATTTCTCACTCTTATGGAGATGCTTCTCCAACCCATTTTGGAGTG GATACCTATTTGGTACGATGTGAAGCTACTGTTTGTGATATGGCTAGTTCTGCCACAATTCCAAGGGGCAGCTTTCTTATATGAGAGATTCGTGAGACAGCAAATCAGCAAGTATAGATCAGGAGCGAGTGATCATCAACGTGAGAAGTCTCCAGTGCATCAACGTGAGAAGTCTCCCACTGGCACCAAGGGCAGGCACAAGTTCGTGCATTTCGTCACCCCGAAGAAA GGGGAGCGCGAGGCATACTaa